In Bradyrhizobium sp. WBOS07, the genomic window GACGGGTTCGGCGCGACGTAAAAGCGCTGGATCAGCAGCCCGCCAAACGCGAGGAACCACACGAAGGGCGCGAAATGCGGCGCGAACGCCGCAACGATCGTGCCCGGGATGAACACGGCAACCGGAAACAGGGACGCCATGATCTCGCGGCCCCAGCTGCGCAGGATCGTCCACCACAGCAAGGCATTGAGGCCGGCGATCGCGGTCAAATGCAGGCCGTAGAGCACCGCCACGGCGTTGCTCGTGGCGTAATTGGTATAGAGCCCGTTGGTCACCGGCAGCAGCACGATCGAGAGCAGAAAAAACAGGTTGAGGACCACCATGCCGCGGCTGCCGACGGGCTGGCGTGCCAGTCGGCGGTGATGGCTGATCCAGAACACACCGGCGATGATGAAGCTGAGCGCAAAGCCGGCGAGCTTGCCGGAATAGACCCGTGCCAGATCATTCCAGTCGGGCGCGGTGCTGAAGACCGCGGCCTTGGGCAGATCGTAGGCCAGCAGCGTCATGGCGACGCCGAAAATGGTGTTGCTGAGCGATTCCAGCCGCCGCATCTCGAACTGGTCGGGCTTGAGCTCGGTCATCTGGCCATGGGTTGCGGGAACTTCGGGCTGTCTTTCCCCCTAAATCCTAAACCCGGTTTCGTCCAGCTGCATTGCGATTCGCGATGGGATGGCCGACTCTCGGCCTTTCACCGGGGCGATTCGTGGCGACATATCTGGACACGCTCAATGCGGAGCAGCGCCGCGCCGTCGAGCATGGCGTGGCCGACGGTGAGACATTGGGTGCGCCCCTGCTCGTCATCGCCGGCGCCGGCTCCGGCAAAACCAACACCCTGGCCCACCGCGTCGCGCATCTCATCGTCGCCGGCGCCGATCCGCGCCGCATCCTCTTGATGACGTTCTCCCGCCGCGCGGCAGCCGAGATGGCCGGCCGCGTCGAGCGCATCGCCCGCAAGGTGCTCGGCGAGAACAACGCCGCGATCATGCGCGAGGCGCTGACCTGGGCCGGCACCTTCCACGGCATCGGCGCGCGGCTGCTGCGCGAATATGCCGAGCGGATCGGCGTCGATCCCGCCTTTACCATCCACGACCGCGAGGATTCCGCCGACCTGATGAACCTGGTCCGGCACGAGCGCGGCCTGTCCAGGACCGA contains:
- a CDS encoding TMEM175 family protein, which produces MTELKPDQFEMRRLESLSNTIFGVAMTLLAYDLPKAAVFSTAPDWNDLARVYSGKLAGFALSFIIAGVFWISHHRRLARQPVGSRGMVVLNLFFLLSIVLLPVTNGLYTNYATSNAVAVLYGLHLTAIAGLNALLWWTILRSWGREIMASLFPVAVFIPGTIVAAFAPHFAPFVWFLAFGGLLIQRFYVAPNPSAGT